Part of the Capsicum annuum cultivar UCD-10X-F1 chromosome 12, UCD10Xv1.1, whole genome shotgun sequence genome is shown below.
CGATCCTCTTAAGAACCCTAGCTTCAAATTCAGAACTTATAAACTTCGAATAATGATTTTGCCTTTTGACTTTGATTAGAAGTGGGGAAATATCTTATCCATCCCATCACAATTCTTGACGGTAACTATTAACAATATAAACAGActtttatcttgatatttttcacCGAATTATGCAGGTGGATGACAAGTATTTCTATGCAAGTGATAATAAAGATGGTAAAGTTTATGGATGGGTTAGTAATACTAATCCTCCATTAGGATTTTGGATGATTAATCCAAGCAATGAATATCGTACTGGAGGGCCTCTTAGACAAGACCTTACTACACATGTTGGTCCAACTGTACTTAGTGTAAgtcattaaattaattaattaattaattaactacTCGAAGGGGAGCCTCGGAGTAACCAGTAAAGTTGACTCCATGTGACTCGAAGGTCACAGgcaggggcggagctacccttAGGTCAGGGAGTTCATGTAAACCCCCTTCCGCGGAAaactatactatttatatatagttaaaattatttttcacgtaTATAtggtagatgttgaaccccttttagttaatttgtatatttacttctgaacccccttaATGAAAATCGGGGCTCCATCActggtcacaggttcaagccgtgaaaacagcctcttgcagaaatgcaaggtaggactgcatacaatagacccttgtgttCCGGTCCTTCTCTGGATCTTGCACATAGCGAAAACTTTACTGCATACAATAAACCCTTGTGATCTGGTTGTTCTCCGGACCCCACTCATAGCAAaagttttagtgcaccgggctacccGTCTTTCAATTGCATTGTACAATTTTTCACTtgttattaactttttttttttttaaatttattcataaTTGCTAGGTATTTGTGAGTACACATTATGCAGGAGAGGATTTAGCAATTAAATTTCAACATGAAGAAACGTGGAAAAAAGTTATTGGGCCTGTTTTTGTTTATCTAAATTCAGATCCTTTAGCTAAGGAAAATCCTTCCATATTGTGGAATGATGCAAAGAAAAGAGTATGTATATTGAGTTTATACTAATTTTTTATTCCTTCGATTTCGATTTATATGTCTTGCTTTGTTTCCGACATCACACCTGACATGTTTGACCACAAAGTTCAACAGTATTATTATATGTAATGACGTTGGTCCAACTGTTAAGTTATTGTCCGCTATGACTCTAGACCGACACGAATTTTGTTCCTTGAATTTTAACCTAAAAGACGCTTCTATAGTTGATTTTAAACTCATTCTTATGATGTGTCTaactttcttctcttatttcaatgTGAGATTCGCTAAGACGtcacattttaatatattacACATATTTCAAAAACTTTATGCCCAATCACATTTACCAAATTTACAGATGAATGAAGAAGTTGCAAGTTGGCCTTATGAATTTCCAGTTTCAAAAGACTACATCAAATCTAATCAAAGAGGAACTGTTAGAGGCCAACTGTTAGTTCATGACAGGTGAATATTCTAATTCCCTTTaacttatatattcatcttttagTATCTAcaatcaaattatattatttatgcaCCACTATGAAAAGACAAGTCCCAATTGCGATTCTGATTCTAAATTAGGTTTTATATGTTTTGGAATGTATGAATTTATTCTAAAGAAAAATTTTCTGGTCTGAGATAGATCTACAATATATAATCGTGAAAGGTTCAGGATGGTCGCGATTGTTAGCTAGTATGGGCGGACTTTCCTGTGGTAGTCCCATTGGGGCGTCTTAATGGGCGTCCTATCTCATCTTGATTTGGACTATATCattgactagtatatatattcAACAAATTATCAAAATGAACTTTAACCTATGTACCTCGGTTCgttttgatcctttttttttgggtgggtgggtggggtggggggttcCTACCCAGTGTCTGATACCCGCATTGGAgtcccgactaattcggatcgcgcACTGCAGGCCCATTCTGAGGGTGAcgctcccaacagaattttctccatacccagggctCAAATtcgagacctctggttaaggaaTAAAGTAGTCCCACCACTACACCACAACCTATGTTGGTTCGTTTTGATCCTTAATAATATATAACGTTGGATAGAAATGAACCTTGAAGTACGCGATTCCAAGAGGTTATCAATGCTTTGCTCTTTACCCTCAAGGTCTACCAGCACTCTAACCCTAGCCATACTAGGTCGAGTTCTATATAATATGTAGCCAATATCTATGGTTCGAGGATTTATTTGACATAATCTATAGCCAGACATATATCTATAGTAAGAGGAATCTAAATGATTCATATAACCTATCTAATTGATACAAATTTGAGATCGAAGCATAGTTGActgattaatatttttatatttttgttttataagGTTTATAAGTAAAAAACATGTACCAGCATCAAATGCATATATAGGGTTAGCCCCACCAGGACAAGCTGGATCTTggcaaagagaaaataaagtaaggttatatatatatgatttataaatttataaatatttgaagaatgttttaattatatagttttattaacctttttttatgtcattttataATCCCTAGGGTTACCAATTTTGGACTAAAACAGACTCTAATGGAAACTTTGTCATAGAAAATGTCATATCcagtacatatgacttgtatgcaacAGTTTCAGGATTTATCGGGGATTACAAATACGAATCAGATGTACATGTAACGTCAGGTAAATTTTTACTTTCTTGCTCATTTGTTAAAATTTTCCACAATTCTAaacaatttttttctaatttttttgtttgaattttacaAAAATACAGGGGGTGATATTCAATTAGGGAATTTGGTTTATGAACCTCCAAGAAAAGGAGCCACAATTTGGGAAATTGGTGTGCCAGATAGAACTGCTGCTGAATTCTTTATTCCAAATCCACCTCCACAATTTAAAGtccacaaatacaaaaataattctGAATCAAAGTAAGCTTcacaaatttatatatatatatatatatatatatatatataaaatttttaattaattatttaaagcAATTACTCCCTCCGTTGCTTGTATAAACTTTGACCAATATTTCGGAGCCGCCCCAATCCAATTCATGGTTAGAGATGTAGTTTTTTCATCATATTGATATCAAATTACAAAATTTACagtaatttttgaatatctaaattttaattttaaaatatcgaaTTAATCTGATctaatttagctttaaaaattagtcaaattaactCATGAAAATTGAAAAGCGAAATGTGAAGGCTAAAAAGGAACCAAGGGAGTATGTTATGCTCCATTGCAAAGTCCCATATCGGTACTACAAAGTATTAATGTGGGGTATTTATAGCCTTGGACTCTCCCACCTTAATAGCTAAGCTTTTAGGATGTGGTTCTTCTAAGATTGTAACGGTAGTATTAGAGTCATCCATCATCCTCCGCACCCACCGTGCTTGAAATGGTGACGTTAGTATGACAGTGTTCGGCCGAAGCTAGCAATGTTTAGCGTACATTCATCGAGGCACCTGGGCAACTGACTCAAAAGGACCTACCAACATAAGTAGAGTGAAAACTACCCAGAGTGAAGCGAGCGTGGTAATTTGTTATTGTCCATTACAAAGTCCCACATCGATACTACAAAGTATGGTATGGAATATTTATAGCCTTAAGCTCTTTCATCTTAATAACTAGATTTTCAAGTGTGGTTCTCCTAAAGTTGTAACAGAATATTAATAATTTACTCTATTTTTGTTTGCAGATTCAGACAATATGGTTTGTGGAAACAATATAGTGTTTTATACCCTGAAAATGATCTTGTATACAATGTTGAGACTGGCAATTACTCAAGAGATTGGTTTTATGCTCATGTTACTAGGTAAGTTCCTATATATACGatcaaatttctttataataacgtcatttattttaataatattttttgtttgctATTACGAACATAGaatataacataatatgaaaaatcaattccgtagtgaacatgattGTTATAATAATATGTTGTTATAAAGAGTGACTATTATAAAGAAATTTGACTATATATAGACATTATTTTACAATCACTATATTGTATATTTTAGTAACAAAAAACTTagtgatattttttcttttttgcaggAAAATAGGAAACAATACATATAATGCCACCAcatggaaaataatatttgacCTTGCCAATGTTGACAATTCCTCAAATTATACTCTCCAACTGGCTCTTGCTGCAGCTCATGAATCTGAACTACAAGTATGTCTTTACCCTTTGATTATTTAACTTATTATACTTAGAATATAAGTTATGTTGCTcgaacttttaaaaaatattgtcaGTAGCTTTAGGCCAGATGCTCTAAAAGATATGTACTTTTTGCGTGTGTATCACAATATGATATGTGAAATGTTATGTCTCTAACAAACCTAAGATTAACTAGACAAATTTTATTCGATACGACTTACAAGGACCTTTTAtttaattgtttgtttttcttaAGGTTCGTGTCAACGATGAAAAAGCTCAAGAACCACATTTTACGACAGGATATATGGGGGGAAGTAATGCGATCGCAAGACATGGAATTCATGGATTATATTGGTATCATAGCATTGGAATACAAGGCAATTTGATTGTCGAAGGAACAAACACAATTTTTCTTACACAAATAATGGCTCTCACTCCCTATCAAGGAGTCATGTATGATTATATTCGTTGTGAAGGACCTCATCAGTAATAAAATAtggttattttaatttattcGATCCATCATTCGAATTGTCCAttagaaattttcttttttcttggtaACATATAGTTAAAGATATAAGAATCTCTCATCCATTTCGTCACACCCTTTAATCGCGaaaatctatttcttttttaactTGATTAATTTATTGAGGAGGAGAGTAATAAAtcatttgacaaaataaaatcgATACAACAATGTCATAAAGTAAAAGTGAAGTAACATAGCTAAATTTGAAAGGAAAAGGCATAAAACATGTCACAACAAATTGTTAGCTAATTTACAAGTTGAAACTTTCAAGCCAACCAAAAACTCAACTACCAAAACCCATAACAAATAGGTgcacctcaaaaaaaaaaaatagtaaaatataattaataatatgtaaaataaaaatgactACCACTTATTAATataggagaatttttttttttttaatcaaattcagTAGActtaaaagttttttctttttaaatgatCAAGTGGTTGAGCACCTCGACCATCTGTCAGAGATTAAGCTCAGTGTTGAAGGGTAAGCCGGAACAGTATTGATCCTCCTAGGGGTGGGGTGAGCGCCCCCCCAAATAAAAACTTGTacaaagaataaggaaataaaaaagaTTAGTATCTTGATTTGATTTAAATTTCCATTGGGATGAAAGAGAGAACTTTTGCTTCAACCATTTACAGAATCTTCCTCATACCACATTTAGaacattttaaatatatttacctttaaaaaactttttaataattaatttcaaactTATATAAGCTAAAGTCATATAGGTTACTTTCATCCCAAACTTCTTGCTAGAAGAAAATATATGACACATTTTTGGAGGAAAACGAAACTAGAGCAAAGCAACAAAAAATATCCACgagaggtatatatatatgtctatatttttctttcataatcatCAGATATTCGAAACTCAATGGACCAATTAGTCCAAATTTGCTACGCGTAAAGCCTATTAAAGGGAGAAGAAGGCTCACTCTACGAGAGATCTCTGCATTCTCAAGACTCGAATTCGAGCTCAATGTTTGGTTAAAAGTGGAGGGATTTTATCCATTCCAGTACGTCCCTCGGTGGTATAAAAGAGAGGTACGTATTGATACTTGTATTATTTCTCCGAACCCTGCATGAACACATGATACTGATCGAGTGCATTGAGTTGTCTCAAACGTTAATTTTTTTTTCGTTAATTATTACATTTTACTATCATTGCTCTCCTTTATGATTGTAAATACAAAGTTAGTTGATCTAAATTACATATAttgatattgtgaattgttttTATACGACGATAGCAGATTGTGTGTAGCTAGTTCCAGTTACTATAAGTAATTATAGTGTATACAGCGTAAATTCACGTTGCTCCTATTCTCTAAAAATACTGTCACATCTATATCGATCCTTTGAAAaatgtatattatttttgaaCAATTTAACAATGCACCcatcaatatttttgaaaattacgAGCAACGTAtatattaacatatattttcgaagaaatatatatatggttaaaGTCAAAAAAGTTGAACCAAACTACATTTGCTGTCCTCATGCTAAGTACACCCGTGACTGTCTAACTTCAAAATTTGGCATTACTAGTGCTAGCTAGCTAGCTATTGATTTTCTTAATTAGCGACAGGcggattcataatttaaaatttatgaatatttttatgtAAACTTCAACttaaatatatacataataataataataataatagagctTACATTCAAATATTATAGATATTTAGAGAGTTCTTATACATTAGTGGGCGGTGCAGGCGCGAAGCTAGAAGGTTACGTACGAGTCTCAcagaattcaataattttaatcTAAAATCGAGTTACTAACACCTGATCATGTTGCTATTCTAGAATTTAGAATCTATAAAGTTTAAAATCTTGATTCTGCCTCTAGGTCCATGGATGGTTACACTATGTTTTACATATGGTTTTACCGAAACACAATAACTTTTGTCTAGACCCTGTAGTATATAATAAGAAATTTACAGAAAATCAGcaataaatatttgacttttgtcacacccctttttacgtactccaaaagatttatgtttgaagttcgaaaggattttattatttaagtgacaagaaatgaaaatttgtttcggaaaaaggattatttacattttttattcagagtcaccacttggcataatctggtgtgccaagtcaccgttAGATaatcctttccaaaaccatttgactctttaaactggtttgcgaacagagactccggctaagaaattctgttgaccgaggggaaggtgttaggcacccctcgatcccgtggttcaaccacggtcccttggtagagtgtatcaactattttggcactacgaaatgtataaaccacacaaaagcacgcaaaacaatcaaacaatagaccaaaaaaaaaataaaacaatccaaaatgtaatgtccagtccaattatacagtccggagtataaaaaaatgcaaaaatataaacctacgctaaattaattctaaactaatgctctacccgacgcctcgggccttcatcacgaacgtcctccgagtACATGATACCTctgggcattccccggtgaatagaTGTGTACatatacttcggggcattccccggccaaattatacaattgaattaaatgtgacacaacaaaaccattccaacacatatttcaacaTTCATCGCATTGAATCAACACCTCACTCCTAACTTTTGCCTACTCGCCGTAAGTATTTTTTTTGCCTATCCAATTCGACCTATCAGAATACTATCAAGCTCGATATCAATGaatcaaatcaacaaaatcatcttttatcaacttttaacttcccacacaacaatcaattttaattctcaaacgagatatCACTTCATGACACGCCTTATAATCAATCCATAAACAGGGAAATCAAACATCAAGTCAAACAAACAACGATTTACATCAGCATGGATCAACCAACGCACTggattcaattcaaagcatagaacacgataaataacaaaatatagaAGAGAAGGAATAGAATTGAACCTCGATAAAACGTTCTTGTAggataataaagaaattcgaagaccaaaatactcgaacGGAGAACCTCAAATGCGAATCTCCCCGAATCCGAACTCGGCGTCGAAAATTGGAACAAGAAATAATATAGCTCGAGTTTCGATTAGCTCGAGATAGCGTAAATGGACAGAAACGACTCAGAATCCAGTGCGCTTGACCTTTCTGATGGAATATCGAACCTAGTGCCTGAATCTGACCGAAGTTGAACGAAGCAAAGCGATTCCGGTGAGAGCAACGATGGGAGAAAATTGACTATATGATCAGCTCTCGGACGATTTTTGATGCTCTTTAGTTAGAGTCACCTGAACTGCTTGGGAACGGACAGCTCCGGCAAGGGGGTACTGTTTCCGGCGAAAAGCCGCCGGCAAATCGAgtttttcgattttttttttatctctctcCCTCTCCTGATCGAATCTGTGTGTATTCCGTTGAGTGGGTGTGCGTCAACAGCTGTGGGAGTGTTGTCTTCCATGGAGTTTTTCTCTCAGCTCCCTGTGTATTGTGTGTGATGATGGGATGTCTGTGAATTGTTGTTGCGAAGAAGAAAACCAAAAATGGTGTTTTTGAGGTGTGTGATATGTGAGGTCTGTGATGATGAGTAATTGAGAGTGTATTGTGTGTGTGAATTTCAGTTTGGTTTGTGGAGAAGAAAGGAATTTTTTTCCTTGAGATGTGCTGTGAATGTTCTTCCCCCTGAAGATCAGTGTGTGTGCATGTAtatatgaggtgagggtggggtagtggtgaggtaggtggggtcacgtggTGTAGAGGGGTAGGGTGTGCGGTGgtgaggtggtttattttgattgggtaggttgttaggataagataggtaggtgttgttttttttaattggaggAATAAGGGTTAGGtatctatttttgtttgggtaggTTGCTAGGATaatacaaaattagttaggggattgttatttttgttatttgtggagGGAtcatcacatgggtgagggtacatgatcggataaggtaaaaatgggtaaaacaacatcggggagggacgaaattaggtgtctacatcatgccccctttgaatgtaaacacaaagtgttttcagacaaagaagtagacagcgagaccaaattttgacccgaccattattcaaagaaagaaacagaaggaagaaggacaatcgggttttgacttaggacatcctacccaccCACATTATGAGAGGATcgagtgacaagtatctcaacttttggaaggagatggactataccgagttggagagtcgagtgaggttccatcgaggttccggtccgcggctctgttattactcaaaaataaaaatttcaagttaaaacataaatgaaattacaaaaatcctatctatacagcttctgtcgGCTCTTGGCttgacttttatcaccctattcttcaggcgggctcctgacttgcaatttctttcgacttgttgcttggctttcaattactttgctttgttgcatgacttttcatttcttcaccctattctcctggcgggctcctgacttgctatttcatcactttgttgcttgacttttcatttcttcactctgttctctaGGCGGGCCtctaacttgctatttcatcaccctgttcttcagacgggctcctgaaacccaaaattaaaactagaacgaaaattatcccaaacaagaattataataaagcagtatttcatttttgaaagcgttgtcccatttttcaggagggtcttgaacataaagtaaaaatctcctttttcaggagggtcctgaacagtaagtaagatcccatttatcaggagggtcctgaacagcaagtaaaatcccatttttcaggagggtcctgaacataaagtaaaattccatttttcaggaggatgctgagtagaaagtaaaatctcatttttcaggagggtcctgaacataaagtaaaatctcatttttcatgagggtcctgaacagaaagtaaaattccatttttcaggagggtcctgaacataaagtaaaatcccattcttcaggagggtcctgaacataaagtaaaatcccattttgcaggagggtcctgaacataaagtaaaaatcccatttttcaggagggtcctgaacagaaagtaaaatcccacttttcagggcggtcctgaacataaagtaaaattccattttttcaggagggtcctgaacataaagtaaaatcccaNNNNNNNNNNNNNNNNNNNNNNNNNNNNNNNNNNNNNNNNNNNNNNNNNNNNNNNNNNNNNNNNNNNNNNNNNNNNNNNNNNNNNNNNNNNNNNNNNNNNaaagtaaaaatcccatttttcaggagggtcctgaacagaaagtaaaatcccatttttaaggagggtcctgaacagaaagtaaaatcccatttttcaggagggtcctgaacataaagtaaaatcccattcttcatgagggtcctaaacataaagtaaaatcccatggatGTACATTTCCAATGATAGCTGAactaagtgaagcgaatttgcccctatatcaaagaaaatttgtcagttaaaaacttagtggtggcttgcagatcttggcttttcaggtatctgcccagcactcgttccttttatctttgttccaaatcgctaatACCtaccctgtcttgccgcatcatcgaCCCGAATCCAGATTgaggaaatgagttctgactcaaacaatgggttttcattttaccatgcccctgaggtgcactcttttcccaaatctgaatgcttccatgaatccaatagcctgtcggttgatagactttctttgcttcatgttgaattacgatcatatttctttcctgtgctgttccttggcttttcctcataaaATTGGAaggactggtagtaaattttgaaatcctttctcatttgttttgacacagacttgacttaaaatgtaaagaaaatgatggtgacttttatttttgataaatggcataaaaagacaaaaagcatgaataggtaaatgaaagaaaagggcaatctcccatattcaaaaagaaaacttatctgaatacgacaaccaactccaatgagtatgacatgcattttggattgagctgcctgNNNNNNNNNNNNNNNNNNNNNNNNNNNNNNNNNNNNNNNNNNNNNNNNNNNNNNNNNNNNNNNNNNNNNNNNNNNNNNNNNNNNNNNNNNNNNNNNNNNNNNNNNNNNNNNNNNNNNNNNNNNNNNNNNNNNNNNNNNNNNNNNNNNNNNNNNNNNNNNNNNNNNNNNNNNNNNNNNNNNNNNNNNNNNNNNNNNNNNNNNNNNNNNNNNNNNNNNNNNNNNNNNNNNNNNNNNNNNNNNNNNNNNNNNNNNNNNNNNNNNNNNNNNNNNNNNNNNNNNNNNNNNNNNNNNNNNNNNNNNNNNNNNNNNNNNNNNNNNNNNNNNNNNNNNNNNNNNNNNNNNNNNNNNNNNNNNNNNNNNNNNNNNNNNNNNNNNNNNNNNNNNNNNNNNNNNNNNNNNNNNNNNNNNNNNNNNNNNNNNNNNNNNNNNNNNNNNNNNNNNNNNNNNNNNNNNNNNNNNNNNNNNNNNNNNNNNNNNNNNNNNNNNNNNNNNNNNNNNNNNNNNNNNNNNNNNNNNNNNNNNNNNNNNNNNNNNNNNNNNNNNNNNNNNNNNNNNNNNNNNNNNNNNNNNNNNNNNNNNNNNNNNNNNNNNNNNNNNNNNNNNNNNNNNNNNNNNNNNNNNNNNNNNNNNNNNNNNNNNNNNNNNNNNNNNNNNNNNNNNNNNNNNNNNNNNNNNNNNNNNNNNNNNNNNNNNNNNNNNNNNNNNNNNNNNNNNNNNNNNNNNNNNNNNNNNNNNNNNNNNNNNNNNNNNNNNNNNNNNNNNNNNNNNNNNNNNNNNNNNNNNNNNNNNNNNNNNNNNNNNNNNNNNNNNNNNNNNNNNNNNNNNNNNNNNNNNNNNNNNNNNNNNNNNNNNNNNNNNNNNNNNNNNNNNNNNNNNNNNNNNNNNNNNNNNNNNNNNNNNNNNNNNNNNNNNNNNNNNNNNNNNNNNNNNNNNNNNNNNNNNNNNNNNNNNNNNNNNNNNNNNNNNNNNNNNNNNNNNNNNNNNNNNNNNNNNNNNNNNNNNNNNNNNNNNNNNNNNNNNNNNNNNNNNNNNNNNNNNNNNNNNNNNNNNNNNNNNNNNNNNNNNNNNNNNNNNNNNNNNNNNNNNNNNNNNNNNNNNNNNNNNNNNNNNNNNNNNNNNNNNNNNNNNNNNNNNNNNNNNNNNNNNNNNNNNNNNNNNNNNNNNNNNNNNNNNNNNNNNNNNNNNNNNNNNNNNNNNNNNNNNNNNNNNNNNNNNNNNNNNNNNNNNNNNNNNNNNNNNNNNNNNNNNNNNNNNNNNNNNNNNNNNNNNNNNNNNNNNNNNNNNNNNNNNNNNNNNNNNNNNNNNNNNNNNNNNNNNNNNNNNNNNNNNNNNNNNNNNNNNNNNNNNNNNNNNNNNNNNNNNNNNNNNNNNNNNNNNNNNNNNNNNNNNNNNNNNNNNNNNNNNNNNNNNNNNNNNNNNNNNNNNNNNNNNNNNNNNNNNNNNNNNNNNNNNNNNNNNNNNNNNNNNNNNNNNNNNNNNNNNNNNNNNNNNNNNNNNNNNNNNNNNNNNNNNNNNNNNNNNNNNNNNNNNNNNNNNNNNNNNNNNNNNNNNNNNNNNNNNNNNNNNNNNNNNNNNNNNNNNNNNNNNNNNNNNNNNNNNNNNNNNNNNNNNNNNNNNNNNNNNNNNNNNNNNNNNNNNNNNNNNNNNNNNNNNNNNNNNNNNNNNNNNNNNNNNNNNNNNNNNNNNNNNNNNNNNNNNNNNNNNNNNNNNNNNNNNNNNNNNNNNNNNNNNNNNNNNNNNNNNNNNNNNNNNNNNNNNNNNNNNNNNNNNNNNNNNNNNNNNNNNNNNNNNNNNNNNNNNNNNNNNN
Proteins encoded:
- the LOC107871685 gene encoding probable rhamnogalacturonate lyase B, which encodes MKKMGRYKQLNVHLLEVIMVALLFLVADCRLHNGYWDIIWNNTGPQTTRKKILGTSFEVIIENENQTEISFKRTWNASQSNEPPLKIDKRFIMLRDTPGFYTYTIVERLEGWPHSYIQNLRIVFKLQQDVFNYISVSDERQRVMPTAEDRENGKVLDYKEAVLLTSPTNSNFKGEVDDKYFYASDNKDGKVYGWVSNTNPPLGFWMINPSNEYRTGGPLRQDLTTHVGPTVLSVFVSTHYAGEDLAIKFQHEETWKKVIGPVFVYLNSDPLAKENPSILWNDAKKRMNEEVASWPYEFPVSKDYIKSNQRGTVRGQLLVHDRFISKKHVPASNAYIGLAPPGQAGSWQRENKGYQFWTKTDSNGNFVIENVISSTYDLYATVSGFIGDYKYESDVHVTSGGDIQLGNLVYEPPRKGATIWEIGVPDRTAAEFFIPNPPPQFKVHKYKNNSESKFRQYGLWKQYSVLYPENDLVYNVETGNYSRDWFYAHVTRKIGNNTYNATTWKIIFDLANVDNSSNYTLQLALAAAHESELQVRVNDEKAQEPHFTTGYMGGSNAIARHGIHGLYWYHSIGIQGNLIVEGTNTIFLTQIMALTPYQGVMYDYIRCEGPHQ